CGTCGGACTACTTCACGGAGAAGACCGACTGCGCGGTGGTGTACTTCAAGCTGGAGAACCTCCAGCGCACCGGCGCCTTCAAGGAGCGCGGCGCGCTCAACAAGCTGCTGACGCTGACGGAAGAGGAGAAGCGCCGCGGCGTCATCGCGGCCTCCGCCGGCAACCACGCGCAGGGCGTGGCGTACCACGCGCGCCGGCTGGGCATCCGCGCCACCATCGTGATGCCGGAGCGCACGCCGCTGATCAAGGTGACTCGCACGCGGGATGACTACGGCGCGCGCGTGGTGCTCAAGGGCGCCAACTACGACGAGGCCTACGCGGAGGCCCTGCGCATCCAGGCCGCGGAGAACCTGGTCTTCGTGCACCCCTTCAACGACCCGCACGTCATCGCGGGCCAGGGCACCATCGCGCTGGAGCTGTTGGAGCAGTGCCCGGACCTGGAGCTGGTGGTGGTGCCGGTGGGCGGCGGCGGGCTCATCTCCGGCATCGCCGTGGCGCTGAAGGCAACGAACCCGCGCATCCAGGTGGTGGGCGTGCAGGCCTCCACCATCGCCAGCATGAAGGCGTCGCTGGATGCGGGGAAGCGCACGGAGCTCACCAACGCGGGCACCACCATCGCGGACGGCATCGCGGTGAAGGTGCCGGGGGAGCTCACCTTCGAGCACGTGCGCAAGTACGTGGACGCGATGGTGACGGTGGACGAGGAGGAGATCGCCGCCGCCATCCTGATGATGCTGGAGCAGGAGAAGTCGGTGGCGGAGGGCGCGGGCGCGGCGGGGCTGGCGGCGCTCGTCAACGGCCGGATTCCCCAGGCGAAGGGCAAGCGCATCGCCATCATCGTGGGCGGCGGCAACATCGACATGAACGTCATCAGCCGCATCATCGAGCGGGGCCTCGTGAAGGCGGGCCGCCTGGTGCAGTTGGAGGTGCGGCTGCCGGACCGGCCCGGCATGCTCGCGCGGCTCACCACGCAGATCGCGGAGATGCGCGCCAACGTGGTGGACCTGCACCACGACCGCGCCTTCTCCAAGGCGGGCCTGGGCGAGGCCACGGTGGAGGTGATGCTGGAGACCACCGGGCACGCGCACATCCAGGAGCTGATGTCCGCGCTGGAGTCCCAGGGCTGGCAGGTCGCCCGGACGTAGGGCGGGGAGGCTTGCGCGGGCGCTCGGGGCTTCGGCGATACTCCGGAAACCCATGAACACGCCCCTCATCGCCCTGCTGCTCCTCGCCGCCGCTCCTCCCGCGCAGAAGGCGAAGGAGCTGGCCGCCCACAAGGAGTGGGAGGAGCTGTACCTCGCGTTCGCCGCCGCGGATCCGGGCTCGTACCCGGAGGCGCAGCGGCCGTCCGTGGCGGCCCCGCTGCTCAAGGGCTGCGAGGCGCTGCTCGCGGAGGACGCGGTGATGGCGTACTCGCTGGGCGAGCGCGCCGTGGCGTTCCAGGAGACGGCGGGCGGCCTGCGCTGCCTGGCGAAGTCCGCGCTGAAGACGGATCAGCGGGCCGCCGCGGAGGAGGCGCTGAAGAAGGGCCTGGCCACCTTCCCCAAGGACGGCGCGTTCGCGCTGGAGCTGGGCAGGTTGCAGTTGCAGGACAAGGACTCGGCGGGGGCGCTGGCCACGCTGCAGCAGGTGCCCGCGAAGTCAAAGGAGGCCGCGGAGGCGAAGAAGCTGATGCAGCAGGCGCGCGCGCAGGTGTCCGAGGAAGGGGCCGCGCGGCGCGAGGCGGAGCGCCTGGAGCAACGGATGAACGGCGAGCCGGGCCCTGGGGACACGCGCCAGGCGAAGGGCTCGGGGGGCGGGAACGTCCAGAGCGCGAGCCTGAGCTACGAGTCCGGCGTGGGCAAGGACGGCATGCGCGTGCGCCAGAACAGCCGCTTCGCCATCCGCTACTTCAACAGCGACCGGGACTTCGGCCAGCGCGCGGAGTACGAGGGCAAGGTCGTGTCCGCGCTCGACGAGGCCTATGACTTCACCCAGCGGACCCTGGGGAAGGCCCGCGAGCGGCAGCTGAACGTGGTGCTCTACACGCGCGACGAGTTCGCCACGCACATGGGCGCCCGGTACGCGAACGCGGTGGCCGGCCTGTACTCCGAGGACGCCATCCGCATGAACGACGCGGCGGAGCTGACGCAGGCGACGAAGGCCACGCTCGTCCATGAGTACGTGCACGCGGCGCTGGACGAAATCTCCCCGCGCGGCGGCGGCGCCCTGCCCCGCTGGTTCAACGAGGGCCTGGCCGAGTACATCGAATGGCGCTACCTGGGGCTGGATGGCCCCCCGCGCTACCTGCGCGACGTGATGAAGGTCCAGGCGAAGCAGGGGCGGCTGCCCAAGCTGTCGGACATGGACCAGCAGGCGCCCATCTCCATGTCCCAGCCGGAAGTCGCCTACGGAACATCCGCCATGGCGGTGCGGGAGCTGGTGCGGCTGGGGGGCCAGGAGAAGCTCCTGGACTTCATCCAGAAGGCGGGTCAGGCCGACTCCTTCCAGGAGGCCCTGAAGGCCACCTATGAGAAGGACTTCGCCGGCCTGGACCAGGCGGTGCGTGCCGCCCTCTCGGGGAGGTAGCGGCCGGTCGGGCGTGGCGGATTGGTTTACCCCCTGGCGGGAGTCCCCTACACTCGCGGGCCTCCAAGATTTTCGCTGCGGCGGTCCCCCCAAGACGCTGGCGCAGCAAGGTGACGGATGTCCGATACGCGCGCCGCGATGAGAGAGTTCCGCTTCCTGGATGAGAAGCGGAAGCTGGGAAGCCTGTCCGCTGTCGAGGAGGCTCGCTGGGTCGAGTTGCGCGGCCTTTTGGGCATCCAGGACGCGGCGGACACCGCGGCGGCGGCCCAGGCGTGGGCCCAGCCCGAGCAGCAGCCCCAGGGGTACTACGGCGAGGATGGCCAGTGGTACGCCTACCCCGCTGGCTACGACCCGAACGCCCAGGGGTACTACGGCGAGGATGGCCAGTGGTACGCCTACCCCGCCGGCTACGACCCGAACGCCCAAGGCTACTACGGCGAGGATGGCCAGTGGTACGCCTACCCCGCCGGCTACGACCCGAACGCGGCGGCCTATGATTCGAACGCTGCGGCGGCCTGGGCGCAGCAGGGATACGACCCGAACGCGGCGGCCTATGATCCGAACGCGGCGGGTTACGCGGCCCCGGTGGATCCGCAGGCCTATGCCCCGCAGGCGCCCTCCGAGCCGGACAGCCTGAGCCTCAGCACGGACGACATCGACATCCCCTCGCTGAGTGAACCCGCGCCGTGGATGCCGCAGGCGCCCGTGGCGACCTCGCCCGCCGCCGCGGCGGAGCCGTGGGGCACGAGCGCCGAGGAGGACTTCTCCGGGCTGTCGGTGGAGACGCCGCCCCCGGTGGAGGCCGCCGCGCCGGAGCCTTCGCTGGAGGATTCGTTCGCGGACCTGTCGACGGAGGTCGAGTCGGAGGCCCAGGCCCCGGCGGAGTCCGGTCTGGATCCGATGGCGGAGGCGCTGGCCTCCGCGGAGCACGCGGTCGGAGAGGCGGAGCTGCTGGAGGCCGAGCCCGTCCCCGAGGCGGTGATGGCCGAGGACCTGTCGCCCGTGGACGCGGCGTGGGACGCGGCGCCGCTCGCGGTGGAGTCCGAGGAGTCGCGGGCCAGCGCGCTCGATACGGCGCCGCTCGCGGTGGAGCCGACAACGCCGGCTGAAGGCACGGCTTCGGATTGGGACTGGAGCGACGTCGCGACGGCGGAGCCCGCCGCGCCGGTGGAAGCCGTGCAGGAGGCGCAGGCGGTCGCCACGGAGACGGCGGAAGCGTGGGGGACGGATGCGGCCCCTGTCGCTGGAGCGCCGGAGCAAGGTGGAGAGATCGCGCTGGACGCGGGTGACATCGCGGAGGCGTGGACCGACGGCGCCGCTGCCACGGAAGTGCCCGCGGAGGAGATCGCCCTGGACGCGGGCGACGTCGCCACGGAGTGGCAGCCGGAGACGGCCAGCGCGGGGACCTGGCAGTCCGGCGCGGAAGCCACGGCGACCGGCACCGAGGTCGAGGCTGCGTGGCAGGCGACCGCGGAGGCAGAGGAGATTCCGCTCAGCACGAGCGATGTCGCCACGGATTGGCAGGCGGCGGGCGAGGCTCCGGCGGCGGATGCGATTGCGCTCGGCACGAACGACGTCGCCACGGACTGGCAGTCGGAGGGTGAGGCTCCGGCGGCGGATGCGATTGCGCTCGGCACGAACGATGTCGCCACGGACTGGCAGGCGGAGGGTGAGGCTCCGGCGGCCGATGCGACTGCCCTGAGCACGAGCGACGTCGCCACGGACTGGCAGGCCGATTCGAGTGCATCCCCGGAAGGCGCGGGGGAGATCGCCCTCGGCGCCGAGGATGTCGCCACGGATTGGCAGGCCGGCGCGACGGAGGCTCCTGCCGAGGAACACCCACTCAGCACGAGCGATGTCGCGACGGACTGGCAGGCCGACACCACGGCGCCAGTGCAGACCTCCGCCGAGGAGATCACGCTCGGCACGGATGATGTCGCGACGGAAGCTCCCGCCGAGGAGATCGCGCTCGACGCGAGCGATGTCTCGACGGACTGGCAGTCCGGCGAAGCTCCCGCCGAGGAGATCGCACTCGACGCAAACGATGTCGCCCACGAAGGCGCCGCGGCTGGCTCCGACAGCGGCGCGGTCGCGGCCGGTGTGGAGGCGCAGACCTTCGACGTCGCCGACCTGGGAGCCGAAGAGGAGCAGCAGCTCACTCCGCCGCCCTCCCCGTTCGCGAATGAGTCGGGCATTCCGTCGCTGCGGATCCGCAGCATCCCGGTCGGCCCGGACATCGAAGCCGACACGCTGGAGCTCGGCTCGGACGATGTCGAGCCCTCGGCTGAAGTGGCCCCGGCATCGGAGCAGTGGAGCGAGCTGAGCGGCAGTGCCGACGACGCCGTGCCGCTGGCCACCGCCGCCGAGTCGCTCGCCGAAGCGCAGTCCACCGAGCCTTCGGCGTGGACCTCCTCGGATCAGGATGTGCAGTCCTGGTCCGCCGAGGGCGAGCCCTCGGACGCCACCTCCACCGTGGGCTTGCAGGACACGTCCGCCGCCATCGAGCTGCAGCCCGAGTGGGCCGCCGATGCCATGGAGCCCGCCGCCCCCATCGAGCTCCAGCCCGAGTGGGCCGCCACCGCGGACACGGCGGAGGCCACCGCTTCGACGCCGACCGGGTCCGGCACCGAGTCGTCCGAGCAGCCCGCCGCGAACGCCGCGCCCGCGTGGGATGCCCCGGCCACCGAATCCGCCTGGGTCGCCTCCACGACGACGGCCGCC
The sequence above is drawn from the Corallococcus sp. NCRR genome and encodes:
- a CDS encoding peptidase MA family metallohydrolase, with the protein product MNTPLIALLLLAAAPPAQKAKELAAHKEWEELYLAFAAADPGSYPEAQRPSVAAPLLKGCEALLAEDAVMAYSLGERAVAFQETAGGLRCLAKSALKTDQRAAAEEALKKGLATFPKDGAFALELGRLQLQDKDSAGALATLQQVPAKSKEAAEAKKLMQQARAQVSEEGAARREAERLEQRMNGEPGPGDTRQAKGSGGGNVQSASLSYESGVGKDGMRVRQNSRFAIRYFNSDRDFGQRAEYEGKVVSALDEAYDFTQRTLGKARERQLNVVLYTRDEFATHMGARYANAVAGLYSEDAIRMNDAAELTQATKATLVHEYVHAALDEISPRGGGALPRWFNEGLAEYIEWRYLGLDGPPRYLRDVMKVQAKQGRLPKLSDMDQQAPISMSQPEVAYGTSAMAVRELVRLGGQEKLLDFIQKAGQADSFQEALKATYEKDFAGLDQAVRAALSGR
- a CDS encoding threonine ammonia-lyase, giving the protein MVTLQDIQAARERIRTALRPTPCPASDYFTEKTDCAVVYFKLENLQRTGAFKERGALNKLLTLTEEEKRRGVIAASAGNHAQGVAYHARRLGIRATIVMPERTPLIKVTRTRDDYGARVVLKGANYDEAYAEALRIQAAENLVFVHPFNDPHVIAGQGTIALELLEQCPDLELVVVPVGGGGLISGIAVALKATNPRIQVVGVQASTIASMKASLDAGKRTELTNAGTTIADGIAVKVPGELTFEHVRKYVDAMVTVDEEEIAAAILMMLEQEKSVAEGAGAAGLAALVNGRIPQAKGKRIAIIVGGGNIDMNVISRIIERGLVKAGRLVQLEVRLPDRPGMLARLTTQIAEMRANVVDLHHDRAFSKAGLGEATVEVMLETTGHAHIQELMSALESQGWQVART